The sequence ACTGTGGGAACCCCCTGCCGGGCAGTGAGGTCTTAGCCTGCCCGTTACCCCGTCAGACCACATGCGCATGGATCACCCTTACACCCCCACCCACTATCTGCTGGTCGATTTTGAAGCCACCTGTTGCGACCAGGGCAGCGTGCCACGGCAGGAGATGGAGATCATCGAGGTGGGCGCGGTGATGGTGGACTCAGCCTCGCTGGGGATGGTGGGGGAGTTTCAATCCTTTGTGCGACCGCAGCGCCACCCACGGCTGACCGCCTTTTGTAGCAGGCTGACCCATATCACGCAGGCGGAGGTGGACGCCGCGCCGACCTTCCCCGAAGTCTGCGCACGCTGGAAAACCTGGCTGGGCGGGTTTCCGGATTACCTGTTTTGCTCGTGGGGCGACTATGACCGCACGCAGCTGGAGCAGGATTGCGCCTTGCACCGGGTGCCTTACCCGATGCGCTCCGGCCATCTGAACGTGAAACGGCAGTTTGCCCGCCAGCAGCACCTTCCCCGCCCACTGGGGCTGGGTCAGGCGGTCGCGCTGGCCGGGCTGACCTTCATTGGCACCCACCACCGCGGCATCGACGATGCCCGCAACATCGCCCAGCTGCTGCCGTTTATCTTTGGTGAGGCGCGGGTGCCACGGTAAGGTCGTCATCGTAATAAAAAAGGCGGGCCGCAGCCCGCCGTTTTACCTTGACTGCCACACCGGCTTACTGAATCTCTTCCGGTTTCACCACGACCCAGTTCTTGTCTGCCGTCACGGCCTGGCCCAGGGCCTGCTGGCGTTTGGCGGATTCTTCCCACCATTTCTGCATTTGCGGCATGTATTTGGCCTTGCGGTTCACCCACACGCGCATGCCGCCCTTTTCCACGTCCACGCCGTTGAGCAGCATGTAGCCGTCGGAGATGGGGGTATCACCGCCCACCAGGATCGGCTTCTTCCATTGATCGATCCAGCCGAGGATGGTGCCCATCTTGCCTTCGTACCAGGTCATCGGGTTCATCAGGTAGGGGGTCAGGGTCAGGTCGAGGTTACGCGTCTGATCGTACTTGCCTTTCTTGATCTGCAGGCGGGAGGTGGTGAGCTCGCCGGTCTTGTTGTCCTTTAGCAGCAGGTTCACGCCGATCACGTTTTGCGGCTTGGCGTTGTAACCGTACTTCGGATCGGCTGCCACCATGCGCACCAGCTCTTCGCTGGCGGCGGTCATCACATAGACCTCAATGCCGTTTTCCTGCAGCTTGTTGTACAGCTCCTGCATGCCGCTGTAGATTTTGGGCGGGTTGACCGTACCTTCCACCACCTTGCCTTCGCTGTAGTACTTGATGGGGATGGGCTTGTTGTAGGCCATCAGCTCATCCACATAGCCTTTGAGCTCTTTCAGCGTCAGGCCGGAGAACACTTGCGCCACCCAGGGGTAGCACACCAGATCGTCCACCTCGCACATGCGGTAGTAGTAGGAATTGAGGCTTTCCTTGAATTCCGGCGTGTCCTTGAAGGGCAGCAGCTTCAGCGAGGGGTCCAGCTTGTCGCGGGTGAGCACGCCCTTCATCTCCAGAAAGGGCAGTAGCGATTCTTCCAGGTCGTAGCGGTAGCTGGTGTTGTCCATGTCGAACACCGCATAGGCCCCTTTGTTGGCATTGCTCGCAATCAGGGCATTCAGCTTGGCCGCGGCTTCCGGTGGCCAGTGTTTCAGTTCAGTGGCTCCAGCCAGGCCGGTGGCTCCGGTGGTGAGCGCGGCCAGTACGGCAGCCTGCATCCAGCGTTTGATCCCCTTCATTGCGGCACTCCTTGTAGTGTCGACCTTTACACAGGTCGGTTCAGCGGCGGTGTCCTTGTGCATTTGCACTTCACAAAATGCACAAAAGTACAATATTGCACATATAAGCACAAAAACAACACCAAAGCGACGCTTACCCTATCCAAACCCGACCTCGCTTGCACCGCGATACCGCCCGCCCCACAATGGGTCTGCACACCTGCCACGCCCAAGGGGGCACACACAGAACACCGCAGGCACGAGGAGAGGCTTATGTGGCATCAGGAACGGCACCAGCGCATCCGCGCCCTGCTGGCAACCCAGCAGCGGGTGAGTACCGACCGTATCGTGGCGGAGCTGGGGGTCTCGCGTGAAACCGTGCGGCGCGATCTGCTGGAGATGGAGGCGGCAGGCAGCTTGAAACGGGTGCACGGTGGTGCCATCCGGGTAGAGGACGAAGCACCGATTGCCGAGCGCGCACAGAGCAAGGTGCAAGCCAAGCGGGCGCTGGCGCGCGCTGCCGTCGGCCTGCTCAGCGAGGGACAAACTGTGTTCATCGACGCGGGCACCACCACCGCGCTGCTGGCAGAAGAGCTGGCACGGCTGGCCAACCTCACCATCATCACCAATGCCATCGACGTGGCATTGGCGCTACGGGGCAGTGAAGGCCAGCCGCCCCGCCATGAGGTGATCCTGCTCGGCGGCCAGCCCAACCCGCGCGCCCCGGCCACCATTGGTGCGCAGACGGTGGCTGAGATCGCCCGCTACCGTGCCGACCTCGCCCTGCTCTCCCCGGTGGGTATCGAAGTCGAATTCGGTGCCAGCAGCTATGACGCACAAGAGGCCGCCGTCGCCCGCGCCATGGCCGAGCACGCCCAGCAGCGCATCCTGCTCGCCGACTACAGCAAGATCGGCCTGCGCAGCCGCATCAGCTGGTGCCGCAGTGCCGACATCCACTGCCTGATCACCAACCAGCGCGCCGAGCTGGAAACCAGCTTCAGCCAGCTGCAGCAGGCGGTACAGCGGGTGATCCGGGTCTAGCGACAGCGTGCCTTTCGTGTAGAGTGGAAGGCAATATAAACCGCCCCGATTACATCATGTCGCACGGATGGCCTCACAAGAGCGGGTCGCCCCCCCTCTACCCCAGCACACCCTGCCTTAGTCCCTTCCTTCGCATGGGTTATCCAGAGCGCTATTCACATGTAACAGCGTGACCTATCACGCTGTCTTTTGTCTTGTTTTTACCACAGCAAAAAGAATGTGGGCATGCCTTTATTGCCGCATCAATACACGATTTCATAAATTGATATCTTTTGTTTAACAAATTTTAATAATTTAGTCAGTGAAATTGCTTGAATAGCAAAGGCGCGCGCATGACGATAGACACGGGCCCACCCGGCTGAGGCTATCCAAAGCAGGATGTGGTCCTGTCGTACAAAGCCCATCATTACAAAACCTGGAGGCAACACATGACTGCATCAACAAGCCGTACGCTGGCCCATCAACTCGCACAGAACCTGAGCGCGCAAGAACTGGAACAAGTCGCAGGAGGCTTCAATCCCAACGGAAATTATGCCTCGCCGGGCTGGAACGAACGCACGCTGACCAATCCATTTGAGTTCAGCTGGCAGTGGAATGAATCCACCCACAGCTATCAGTCGCAGCTCACCATCGTCCACAGCAGCATCGACAACATCGTGCATGGCTGAAGCACGCTGCCCCCTCTTTGGAGGGGGCCCCCGGACACAGGACACCAGATATGGGTTTACTCATCATCGCCCCGCTGCGCGACGACCATGCCCTTGCCGTGATGTGGTCGCTACGCCGGGCCGGGCTGGATAGCTGGTTGTGGGATCCCACAGCCTTCCCCAGCCAGGGCACCATCAGCCTCAACCCCACCGAGCTGCAGACACACCGGCTGGAAGTCCACACCCTGAAAGGGGAGCGTGTGGATTTGCCGCTGCAGCACGTCAAGGCCGTCTGGTGTCGCCGCATGATGCGCGCCGCCCCGTATCTGGACTTCAGCCACATCCACCCTGCCGACCTGGGATTTGTGATCGAGCAAGCCAGCGGCATGATCCGCAATGTCTGGGACTGGCTGGCAACCGTACTGGCCGATGTCCCCTGGGTGAACCCGCTGAATGCACACGTCGAGAGCAACAGCAAAGGCAAACAGCTGCTGATGGCACAGCGTGCCGGGTTTGCCATCCCGCCGACCCTGATCAGCAATCATCCGCAGCAGGTGCGTGCTTTCTGCGAACAGCATCAGGACGGCCTGATCTACAAGACCTTCACCCCCGCCAGCTGGCAGGACGAGCCCGGCCGCAGCCTGCCCACCAGCCGGGTCTGCCTCAAGGACCTGCAGGACGATCAAGCCATCCAGTCCAGCCCCGGCATCTATCAGGCACGCATCGAGAAAGCGCATGAGCTGCGGGTGCTGGTCTGCGGCACCCATCTCCTGGCGGCCCGCATCCACTCGCAAGAGCAAGCAGCCTCCAGCACGGACTGGCGAACCCAGCAGGGCCAGTTAAGGATGGAGCCCTGCGAGCTCAAGGCGGATGATCGCGCCCGCATCCGCAGCTTCATGCAAGGCATGGGGCTGGCTTTTGGCAGCCTGGATCTGGTGGTCACCCCGCAGGGCGAGCTGGTTTTTCTTGAAGTCAACGAGCAAGGCCAGTTCCTGTTTCTGGAAAGCCACTGCCCAGCGCTACCGGCACTGGCCACCGTCAGCAGCTTCTTTGCCGAGCAGCTCGGCCTGCATCGGCCACACCCCTGGCCGGATTTCGCCAGCTGCAAAGCCGATAGCCAACTGGCCGAGTGGCGCAACCAGCACCACCGGCACCGCCCAACCCCGACACGCCGCATCGCCTACCGCTTTATCGAACCACCCCAGCCATCGGGTCAGGGCTGAAGCCATCCACCAGCGCGGAGCGCAGCAAGCATGCCCGCGCTGGTTAGCCCGCCCCGCCCTGCAAGAGCGGCAGAGCCGCAGCCAGGTCCCGGCACAAATCGTCCGGCGATTCCAGCCCGATATGCAAGCGCAGCAGCCGCCCGGCATCCGGCTGCACCGGCAATCCGCGCAGGTGGTGCGGGATGGCAGGCATGACCAGGCTCTCGAAGCCGCCCCAGCTGGTGCCGAGGCCAAACCACTGCAGCGACTCGATGAAGCGGGTAAACGCCGGTTCGCTGCAGGGGGCCAGCTCCACAGTAAACGGCCCCGGCGCGCCGGTGAAATAACGCTGCCACAGGGCATGACCAGGATCGGTGGGCAGCGCCGGGAACAGCACCCGCTCAATCTGCGGTTGTAGCGACAGCCACTGCGCCACTTGCAAGGCGCTGGTATGGTGGCGCGGCATGCGCAGATGCAGGGTGCGCAGACCGCGCAGGGCCAGCCAGCAGGCATCTGCAGACACGTGGCTGCCCGTGCGGTCACACCCGCTGCGAGTCGCTTCCAGCGCGGCATACGACCCGGTGGTCAAGCCGAGCATCACGTCCGAGTGTCCGTTAAGGTATTTGGTGGCGGCATGAATGGCGATATCGACACCATGTCGGTGGGCGTCAAAGAACAGTGGTGTACCCCAGGTGGCATCACAGGCCACCGGCACCCCTTGCGCCGCTGCCAGCGCGCACACCGCGCCCACATCGACCATCTGCATGGTGAGCGAACCGGGCACTTCGATGAACACCAGGAAGCTGGCGGCCGTCAGCTTGCCTGCCAGGTCTTCCGCACTGCAGAAGGTTTCCACCCGGCACTGCAACGGCGCCAGCACCTGCTCGCACAAGGCACGGGTAGGCCCATATACCCCTTCTTGCAGCAGAATCAACCCGCCGGGCCGCGCATGCGCGCCGAGTACGGCGGCAATGGCGCTCAAACCGGAAGGGGTGGCGATGCAGCTTTCCGCCCCGCTCAACCGGGCCATTGCCTGCTGCAATTCAAACTGGGTGCTGGTGCCGGAGCGGCCATAGCGGGGCGACTCAAACACACAGCCGCCGTTGCTGGCCTTGAAATCAGCCAACGTCGGGAACAATAAAGTCGAGGCGCGCACCAGCGGGGGATTCACCGCGTGACTGGCGGCTGCCGAGTCTCGGCCCAGGTGAACGAGCGCGGTTTCCAGCGAGGCGGGCAGATCAGGTCGGGAGGTCAGGGTGCAGGCAGGTGTCTTCATGCCACCCAGTGTAGGCATGCTACACTGGTCTGTATCACGTCAATCAGACAGAATATGTCGCCAATCGGCCATGCCTACCGCTACCCCACGCAAACGGCTGGACTTCCAGCACCTCACCTCGCCACTGATTGCGCTGGACAACCACTGGCCCAGTGGCAGCAGCACCGGGTGGCACACCCATCCACGCGGGCAGCTGCTCTACGCCATCCACGGGGTAATGAAAGTGGAAACCGAAGCCGGCAGCTATGTCATTCCCCCCAGCCGGGCGCTGTGGATGCAGCCTGGATTGCGGCATAACGTCACCATGGCGGGTGCCGTCGAGATGCGCACAGTCTATCTGGACACCACGCTGATGCCCGAGCTGCCCGCCCACAGTGGGGTGGTACATGTCTCCCCCTTACTGCGTGAATTGCTGCTGGCTACGGTGCACCTGCCGCACGCGGCCCCGGAGACCGACCGCGCACACTGCATCCGGCAACTGCTGGTCGACGAACTGCGCAGCGCCAGCACTCTGCCCTTGCACCTGCCCCTGCCACATCACCCCGTCTTGCAGCGGCTATGCCAGACGCTGTGCGACCACCCCGCCGACCCACGCAGCGCCACCGCCTGGGCCCGCGAACTGGGCATGAGCGAACGCAGCCTGCATCGCCTGTTCACGCGGGAGACCGGTCTACCTTTCACCCGCTGGCGGGACCAGGCCCGCCTGTTCGCGGCACTAACCGCCCTGGCCGAAGGCCGCAAAGGTCTGGATGCCGCGTTTCATTGCGGCTTCAGCAGCCAGAGCGCCTTCGTCGCCTGGTTCCACCGCCAGACCGGCGACACCCCCGCAGCATACTATCGGGAAGGTTGAGGGGTTCGGGGCGGCGCAGGTTGTTACCCCTAAGCTGCTCAGTCGCTAAGACCGCCCCCCGGGGCGATTAGTCAATTGAATGCTTATAAAACATCCCAAACGCTGCAAAGTGATGCTTTACTCAGTGGAACCTTCTCTTGCATGGTAACCCCCAATGGGCCTTCGCTGATCTTGAGCACCAGGAACTCACAGCTTGATCCATTTAGTCGAAACAAGGCCTCATAATTAGCATCACGCTCAGGAAGGAAGGATTGATGTACAAAGCACTGATAGCGACCACCACTCGACAAGTAATCCAGCGTCATGGGTTTCCCGGCCGGAATATACACTTCTGCTTCCTCGAATCTTCCAGCACTCCGGAACTGCTTTGTGGTAGCTGAGGGCGCAGGCATCGGAATAGGTGAGCGCTTGGGATCCGCAAAGCCTCCCATCGTGATGGCAATCACCCCAGACTCCGGCACGCCCCAGTCTATGCAATCCTTTCCGGGTACACCACGGACCATTCCGCCTTGGACCGATACGCGTAGTTGTGCTCGGTCACCCTCAGTAGGCTCCTGGTAGTTGCGATTGAAGGCTCGGACATTACTGATGTTGCCACATGCCGTCAGGACAGTAGCCAGTATGAACGCCAGCAATATAGAAACCGTACGCTGTGAAGGCATTATTCCCTCCAAAATCAATCAGCATATATCATAAGCATGGAACGTATCACTGTACCGAGGTACAACCCCACTACCCCCAAGCCCGCCACAAGGTCAGCCCGCCTGCGGCGATGACCAGCAGCAGCACGATGGACTGGAACTGCTGCTCGGTAAGGATGCCGACGATTTTCTTGCCAAGCCAGGTGCCGACGACGCTCACCCCCAGCAGCAGCGGGATCAGGTAGAGGTCGTCGTGATGTACGAAGCCGCTGGCGGCGTACACCACGCTGCGGCTGGCGTCGATGCCGAAGTCGATGATGGCAGAAGTCGCGATGAACACCTGCGCAGGCAAGCCATACGCCGCCAGCACCACCCCGCGCACCGCGCCGCCGGTGCCGAGCAGGCCAGAGAGGAAGCCGGACGCGAGCCCGCCCAGCACCGCATTGGCGGCAACCGGGCGCAGGCGGAACTGACGAAACAGCAGCAACAGCCCACCCAGCCCGATCAAGAACCCCGCCAGCAGCAAGGTCAGCAGCGCAGACGGCAGCAGCCCGCTCATCAGCGCCCCGGTGATGGCCGCCAGCACCGAAGGCAGCCCCATCTGCAGGATCAGCCTGCGGTCAAACCCCGCGCGGAAGAAATAGATTTTGGCGGCATTGCTGCTCAGGTGATACAGCGCCGCCACCCCCAGCACCGAGTGATAATCCAGAAAATACCCGGCCAGCGGCACAAACAGCAAGGATGAGCCAAAGCCGCCCACAGTACCGACCACCTCGGCCAGCAAGGCCAGCAGCATGAAGTACAGCAGCAGGTCGGGCGGGAGCATGGTTTAGTCGCCTGCCTCAGCCAAGGCGGGCATGCTCAATCAAAAAGCTGCTGGATGTTGGCATTCCAGAAGAAGGTGTTGAGCACCCAGCCATTTGGCGACTTGTAGAAGATAAAGCGCCAGGGCAAGGCATGCTCCTCGGTTTTCTCGATGTACATATACTGCATCACCGATTCGCCCGCCTTTTTGAGGCTGACGAATTCAAAACCGACCGGTTTGCCATACCGTCCACCAACTTGATCACGCAGGGCCTTGGTTCGCAACTCCAGACTCTGCAG is a genomic window of Leeia aquatica containing:
- a CDS encoding 3'-5' exonuclease, whose protein sequence is MRMDHPYTPTHYLLVDFEATCCDQGSVPRQEMEIIEVGAVMVDSASLGMVGEFQSFVRPQRHPRLTAFCSRLTHITQAEVDAAPTFPEVCARWKTWLGGFPDYLFCSWGDYDRTQLEQDCALHRVPYPMRSGHLNVKRQFARQQHLPRPLGLGQAVALAGLTFIGTHHRGIDDARNIAQLLPFIFGEARVPR
- a CDS encoding HAD family hydrolase, translated to MKGIKRWMQAAVLAALTTGATGLAGATELKHWPPEAAAKLNALIASNANKGAYAVFDMDNTSYRYDLEESLLPFLEMKGVLTRDKLDPSLKLLPFKDTPEFKESLNSYYYRMCEVDDLVCYPWVAQVFSGLTLKELKGYVDELMAYNKPIPIKYYSEGKVVEGTVNPPKIYSGMQELYNKLQENGIEVYVMTAASEELVRMVAADPKYGYNAKPQNVIGVNLLLKDNKTGELTTSRLQIKKGKYDQTRNLDLTLTPYLMNPMTWYEGKMGTILGWIDQWKKPILVGGDTPISDGYMLLNGVDVEKGGMRVWVNRKAKYMPQMQKWWEESAKRQQALGQAVTADKNWVVVKPEEIQ
- a CDS encoding DeoR/GlpR family DNA-binding transcription regulator; this encodes MWHQERHQRIRALLATQQRVSTDRIVAELGVSRETVRRDLLEMEAAGSLKRVHGGAIRVEDEAPIAERAQSKVQAKRALARAAVGLLSEGQTVFIDAGTTTALLAEELARLANLTIITNAIDVALALRGSEGQPPRHEVILLGGQPNPRAPATIGAQTVAEIARYRADLALLSPVGIEVEFGASSYDAQEAAVARAMAEHAQQRILLADYSKIGLRSRISWCRSADIHCLITNQRAELETSFSQLQQAVQRVIRV
- a CDS encoding ATP-grasp domain-containing protein encodes the protein MGLLIIAPLRDDHALAVMWSLRRAGLDSWLWDPTAFPSQGTISLNPTELQTHRLEVHTLKGERVDLPLQHVKAVWCRRMMRAAPYLDFSHIHPADLGFVIEQASGMIRNVWDWLATVLADVPWVNPLNAHVESNSKGKQLLMAQRAGFAIPPTLISNHPQQVRAFCEQHQDGLIYKTFTPASWQDEPGRSLPTSRVCLKDLQDDQAIQSSPGIYQARIEKAHELRVLVCGTHLLAARIHSQEQAASSTDWRTQQGQLRMEPCELKADDRARIRSFMQGMGLAFGSLDLVVTPQGELVFLEVNEQGQFLFLESHCPALPALATVSSFFAEQLGLHRPHPWPDFASCKADSQLAEWRNQHHRHRPTPTRRIAYRFIEPPQPSGQG
- a CDS encoding trans-sulfuration enzyme family protein, translating into MPTLGGMKTPACTLTSRPDLPASLETALVHLGRDSAAASHAVNPPLVRASTLLFPTLADFKASNGGCVFESPRYGRSGTSTQFELQQAMARLSGAESCIATPSGLSAIAAVLGAHARPGGLILLQEGVYGPTRALCEQVLAPLQCRVETFCSAEDLAGKLTAASFLVFIEVPGSLTMQMVDVGAVCALAAAQGVPVACDATWGTPLFFDAHRHGVDIAIHAATKYLNGHSDVMLGLTTGSYAALEATRSGCDRTGSHVSADACWLALRGLRTLHLRMPRHHTSALQVAQWLSLQPQIERVLFPALPTDPGHALWQRYFTGAPGPFTVELAPCSEPAFTRFIESLQWFGLGTSWGGFESLVMPAIPHHLRGLPVQPDAGRLLRLHIGLESPDDLCRDLAAALPLLQGGAG
- a CDS encoding AraC family transcriptional regulator — translated: MPTATPRKRLDFQHLTSPLIALDNHWPSGSSTGWHTHPRGQLLYAIHGVMKVETEAGSYVIPPSRALWMQPGLRHNVTMAGAVEMRTVYLDTTLMPELPAHSGVVHVSPLLRELLLATVHLPHAAPETDRAHCIRQLLVDELRSASTLPLHLPLPHHPVLQRLCQTLCDHPADPRSATAWARELGMSERSLHRLFTRETGLPFTRWRDQARLFAALTALAEGRKGLDAAFHCGFSSQSAFVAWFHRQTGDTPAAYYREG
- a CDS encoding sulfite exporter TauE/SafE family protein codes for the protein MLPPDLLLYFMLLALLAEVVGTVGGFGSSLLFVPLAGYFLDYHSVLGVAALYHLSSNAAKIYFFRAGFDRRLILQMGLPSVLAAITGALMSGLLPSALLTLLLAGFLIGLGGLLLLFRQFRLRPVAANAVLGGLASGFLSGLLGTGGAVRGVVLAAYGLPAQVFIATSAIIDFGIDASRSVVYAASGFVHHDDLYLIPLLLGVSVVGTWLGKKIVGILTEQQFQSIVLLLVIAAGGLTLWRAWG